One Diabrotica virgifera virgifera chromosome 3, PGI_DIABVI_V3a genomic window carries:
- the LOC114342162 gene encoding lysosomal acid phosphatase isoform X4 → MYRHGDRAPLISFPRDEYYNLTYWPMGFGQLTKYGVTRLYNLGKWFRERYKNFLSETYSPNEIYIHSSNIDRCLMSASAALAGLYPPTGFQFWNPQLSWQPIPVHTDNKNHDEIITERRKCKKYEDIVLTLQEATYPSYERNYTELFQFVSNKTGWTVSLYEIKTLYSVLNSYNSYNSSFVPKWIENINLDIVETLAAVVYGLPSSTIELARLRIGPFYKYMFDLFDTFVNSSSSNMPKFIMISAHDTTVCSALGAMRAFRNPVKFGDTLIWELRKYEDGNFYINVNYKTEEKINRINVINCGFDCDYSIFKQNLSSITVNYEEWNIECNN, encoded by the exons taTGGTGTTACAAGACTTTACAATCTTGGCAAATGGTTTCGTGAACGGTACAAGAATTTCCTCAGTGAAACGTACTCTCCAAACGAGATTTACATTCATTCTTCCAACATAGACCGGTGTTTGATGTCGGCAAGTGCAGCTCTGGCAGGTCTTTATCCACCAACAGGTTTTCAATTTTGGAATCCTCAGTTATCTTGGCAACCGATTCCTGTTCACACTGACAACAAAAATCACGATGAGATCATTACTGAAAGGCGAAAATGCAA aaaGTACGAAGATATTGTTCTAACTCTCCAGGAAGCAACATATCCGTCTTACGAACGTAATTATACAGAACTCTTCCAATTTGTTTCTAATAAAACAGGGTGGACAGTCTCACTTTATGAAATAAAGACACTTTATAGCGTTTTAAATTCTTACAATTCCTACAATAGCTCGTTTGTTCCCAAATGGATTGAAAACATAAATTTAGATATTGTCGAAACATTAGCAG ctGTTGTTTACGGATTACCTAGTTCCACTATCGAACTAGCCAGACTTCGCATTGGTCCTTTCTACAAATACATGTTTGACCTATTTGATACTTTCGTCAACTCATCTTCATCCAACATGCCAAAATTTATTATGATATCGGCACACGACACAACAGTGTGTTCTGCGTTAGGAGCAATGAGAGCATTCAGGAACCCAGTGAAATTCGGAGACACTTTAATTTGGGAACTCAGAAAATACGAAGATGGAAACTtttatattaacgttaattatAAAACAGAAGAGAAAATAAATAGAATCAATGTAATTAACTGTGGCTTTGACTGTGATTACtctatatttaaacaaaatttatcgAGTATCACAGTAAACTATGAAGAGTGGAATATTGAATGTAACAACTAA